A stretch of the Aegilops tauschii subsp. strangulata cultivar AL8/78 chromosome 4, Aet v6.0, whole genome shotgun sequence genome encodes the following:
- the LOC109738229 gene encoding heat shock 70 kDa protein BIP2-like, whose product MAAARPVLYHLGVLLFLAMAASGAAAFGLPRGVSPAYCANEFLQYQGISQNEKAAIHLGNTKSCIAGYGGRLDPYTAYQLCIPSWVAFTHNGTLVGEAAINHAAVSPGTAVSGFKRLLGIRQRMDYLICQIQLFVRRIYNEMVKREAKLVPYQFTEQLGRCGIQMETEEGHVMNFLPERVAGILIAELKKMAEARLGREIESALVTVPGHLNGAQRSSFRREAARLHGGFGVAKVVDEQIAAAAAYRLYEKRGDGKVVLVFHLGGRTSHATKFRFKDGTGRLLEERHDAYLGGDDFTDRVVDYFVELIKEKHHRDIRGDEGALKKLRAHCERTKKLLSDREGVLMNIGPVLGEGADIYEELTRAKFEELNRDLMERALEIVDTVVMGGAPTSQTQSRKDAIDEVILVGGSVRIPMVGQLLEDYFNGRGLIRDEDAVIRGAALLSRPESARYVDECYNGGVSGPLWLAK is encoded by the exons ATGGCGGCGGCTCGTCCGGTCCTCTACCACCTTGGTGTTCTGCTGTTCCTGGCCATGG CGGCATCGGGAGCGGCGGCGTTCGGCCTCCCGCGAGGCGTGTCGCCTGCCTACTGCGCCAACGAGTTCCTGCAGTACCAAGGGATCTCGCAGAACGAAAAGGCCGCCATCCACCTCGGCAACACCAAGTCCTGCATCGCCGGCTACGGAGGCCGACTGGATCCCTACACCGCGTACCAGCTCTGCATCCCCTCCTGGGTTGCCTTCACACACAACGGCACCCTCGTCGGAGAGGCCGCCATAAACCACGCCGCCGTCAGCCCCGGGACGGCCGTCTCCGGCTTCAAGCGACTCCTCGGCATTAGGCAA CGGATGGATTATTTGATTTGTCAAATTCAATTGTTCGTACGTAGGATCTATAACGAGATGGTGAAGAGGGAGGCAAAGCTAGTGCCATACCAGTTCACCGAACAGCTGGGAAGATGCGGCATCCAGATGGAGACCGAGGAAGGCCACGTGATGAATTTCCTTCCCGAGCGTGTGGCCGGCATCCTCATTGCCGAGCTTAAGAAGATGGCGGAGGCGCGCCTGGGCCGTGAGATCGAGAGCGCCCTTGTCACCGTCCCCGGGCACCTCAATGGTGCCCAACGGAGTTCGTTCAGGAGAGAAGCTGCGCGGTTGCACGGTGGCTTCGGTGTCGCCAAGGTCGTCGACGAGCAGATCGCGGCGGCCGCGGCATATCGCCTTTACGAGAAGAGGGGCGACGGCAAGGTCGTCCTCGTCTTCCATCTCGGTGGCCGCACAAGCCATGCTACAAAGTTCAGATTCAAGGATGGCACGGGTCGTCTCCTCGAGGAACGCCATGATGCCTACCTCGGCG GTGACGACTTCACTGACAGGGTTGTGGATTACTTCGTGGAGCTGATCAAGGAGAAGCATCACCGGGACATCCGTGGGGACGAGGGCGCTCTCAAGAAGCTGAGGGCACACTGCGAGAGGACCAAGAAGCTACTGAGCGACCGAGAAGGCGTTCTTATGAACATCGGACCGGTTCTCGGCGAAGGCGCAGATATCTACGAGGAGCTCACGCGGGCCAAGTTCGAGGAGCTGAACCGTGACCTCATGGAGAGAGCACTGGAAATAGTGGACACGGTGGTGATGGGAGGTGCTCCCACTTCCCAGACGCAGAGCCGCAAGGACGCCATCGACGAGGTCATTCTCGTCGGCGGCAGTGTGAGGATCCCCATGGTTGGGCAGCTCCTCGAGGATTACTTCAATGGTAGAGGGCTAATCAGGGACGAGGACGCGGTAATCCGCGGCGCTGCTCTTCTGTCCCGCCCCGAGTCTGCTAGGTATGTGGACGAATGCTACAATGGGGGAGTTTCGGGGCCTCTCTGGTTGGCaaaataa